One segment of Clostridium ljungdahlii DSM 13528 DNA contains the following:
- the ispF gene encoding 2-C-methyl-D-erythritol 2,4-cyclodiphosphate synthase, with the protein MKIGLGYDVHKLVYNRPLILGGVNIPFEKGLMGHSDADVLLHAIMDSLLGALCLGDIGKHFPDNDNKYKNICSLKLLSHVSALINEKGYTIGNIDSIIIAEKPKLSSYIQDMRVNIAKTLNVTTAVISVKATTEEGLGFTGKGEGIAAQSICLLTANSK; encoded by the coding sequence GTGAAAATCGGGCTTGGTTATGATGTCCATAAATTAGTTTATAATAGACCTCTTATTTTAGGAGGCGTAAATATCCCTTTTGAAAAAGGTCTTATGGGACATTCAGATGCAGATGTACTTCTTCATGCAATAATGGATAGTCTCCTTGGAGCCTTGTGTCTAGGTGATATCGGCAAGCATTTCCCTGATAATGATAATAAATATAAGAACATATGTAGTCTTAAATTGCTGTCACATGTATCAGCTTTGATTAATGAAAAAGGATATACTATAGGGAACATAGATTCTATTATAATAGCCGAAAAGCCTAAACTTTCTTCATACATACAAGATATGAGGGTAAATATAGCTAAAACTCTAAATGTAACTACAGCCGTAATAAGTGTAAAAGCCACTACAGAGGAAGGTCTTGGCTTTACCGGCAAAGGAGAAGGCATAGCCGCTCAAAGCATCTGTTTGTTAACAGCTAATTCAAAATAA
- a CDS encoding radical SAM protein — protein MSGFSYKDIYMEDGRRVLEINVLPEKYCNFDCIFCPIGRSKNKVDTKMSFDEIDSSLIELGNRIESTKAELVFINSKGEALVNDKIGDIIDFIKDKGLPVRLLSNGYLLGRDEYMKIANKCDEVVGEIKIITEEGFQKVQRPIEGYTLAEYISNMVSFNKQYKGKFIFEITIIKGYNDDEESIEKIKNIIKAISPDKIIVARMEDEKFKKKLGINDERFEEISSTLLNI, from the coding sequence ATGAGTGGTTTTAGTTATAAAGATATTTATATGGAAGATGGAAGAAGGGTACTGGAGATTAATGTACTTCCAGAAAAGTATTGTAATTTTGATTGCATATTTTGTCCTATTGGAAGGTCGAAAAATAAGGTAGATACAAAAATGTCATTTGATGAAATAGACAGCTCATTGATTGAACTTGGAAACAGGATAGAAAGTACAAAAGCAGAATTAGTTTTTATTAACTCAAAAGGAGAAGCCTTAGTAAATGATAAAATTGGTGATATTATTGACTTTATCAAAGACAAAGGTTTGCCTGTAAGACTACTTTCTAATGGATATTTACTAGGTAGAGATGAATATATGAAAATTGCTAATAAATGTGATGAGGTTGTTGGAGAAATAAAAATAATAACAGAAGAAGGCTTTCAAAAAGTTCAAAGACCTATTGAAGGATATACATTAGCAGAATATATTTCAAACATGGTTTCTTTTAATAAACAATACAAAGGAAAATTTATATTTGAAATTACTATCATTAAAGGCTATAACGATGATGAAGAATCAATTGAGAAGATAAAAAATATTATTAAAGCAATATCTCCTGACAAAATAATTGTAGCAAGAATGGAAGATGAAAAATTTAAGAAAAAACTTGGTATAAATGATGAACGATTTGAGGAAATTTCAAGTACATTATTAAATATTTAG
- a CDS encoding IS110 family transposase translates to MYIVGVDIGKNNHEATIIDDTGSIIGKSIKFANSHSGGNKLIEHIKKYTGNSKVIFGLEATGHYWLSLYSFLLTKGYEINVINPIQSDSFRNLYIRKTKNDTKDSFIIAEVIRFGKFTNTKLCDDKLLALRQLCRYKLSLTTEISELKCRIITVLDQIFPEYDKLFSDIWGASSKAVLEKCQTPEGILELDINDLTKLLKTKSKGRLGFNKADEIQNAAKNTFGIKIAKKAFKFQIKQLISQILFLEKQMKSLDSEIEFYYSKFDCHLTTIPGIGSVTAAIILSEIGDIKRFKNSSSLVAYAGIDPTVKQSGQFLSNNNKMSKRGSPYLRRALFLSASTCVLHDSPLNEYYNKKRSEGKHHLVAIGATANKLTRIVFAVMRDNKDYVPIN, encoded by the coding sequence ATGTATATTGTTGGTGTTGATATTGGTAAGAATAATCATGAAGCTACTATTATTGATGATACTGGCTCCATAATCGGCAAATCTATAAAGTTTGCTAATTCCCATAGCGGTGGAAATAAATTAATTGAACATATAAAAAAATATACTGGCAATTCTAAAGTTATATTTGGACTTGAAGCTACGGGGCATTATTGGCTGTCATTATATTCATTTTTACTAACAAAGGGATATGAGATAAACGTTATTAATCCTATTCAATCAGATAGTTTTAGAAATTTGTATATTCGTAAAACTAAAAACGATACGAAAGATTCTTTTATAATTGCTGAAGTTATTAGATTTGGTAAATTTACTAATACAAAACTTTGTGATGATAAACTTCTTGCTCTAAGACAGCTTTGCAGATATAAACTTTCTTTAACTACTGAAATTTCTGAACTTAAATGCAGAATAATTACAGTACTTGACCAAATTTTCCCTGAATATGATAAACTATTTTCTGATATTTGGGGTGCAAGTTCTAAAGCTGTTCTCGAAAAATGCCAAACTCCAGAAGGAATATTAGAATTGGATATAAATGATTTAACTAAACTATTGAAAACAAAAAGTAAGGGAAGACTTGGTTTTAATAAGGCTGATGAGATTCAAAATGCAGCTAAAAATACCTTTGGCATTAAGATAGCTAAAAAAGCTTTTAAATTTCAAATAAAACAACTTATTAGTCAAATACTATTCCTTGAAAAACAAATGAAATCTCTAGATTCAGAAATTGAGTTTTATTATAGTAAATTTGACTGCCATCTAACAACTATTCCTGGAATTGGTTCCGTAACTGCTGCTATTATTCTTAGTGAAATTGGTGATATTAAACGTTTTAAAAACTCTTCTAGTCTTGTAGCTTATGCTGGCATTGATCCTACTGTTAAGCAATCAGGACAATTTCTATCTAATAACAATAAAATGTCCAAAAGAGGTTCACCGTATCTTAGACGTGCCTTATTTTTATCTGCTTCAACATGTGTCTTACATGACAGTCCTCTTAATGAATATTATAATAAAAAACGAAGTGAGGGTAAACATCACTTAGTTGCAATAGGAGCTACAGCTAATAAATTAACACGCATTGTTTTTGCTGTTATGAGAGATAACAAGGATTATGTCCCTATTAACTAA
- a CDS encoding polysaccharide deacetylase family protein: MKNKNIKGLIALVLLIFFIIGAHSVYKNKLVSSNDQKKVDNKSNVKSDKKNQTNIKKVEHVKDREFTGKNIKYNSQSIPILYYHSIDYEKGNELRVPKERFREQMKYLKDNGYTTLTLNELYNFLAYNKPVPNKSVVITLDDGYKDNYENAFPVLKEFGFKATVFMITSSINNEKDFLTSSELKQMDSYGMDIESHTVNHDKLDRLTYDKQIQTLKDSKEFLEKLLNKKVKYIAYPYGKWNENAIKALKAEGYSMAFTTAETSYEKSIDFIKKFVICLKYINTLIRKSKILRIKNINLI; the protein is encoded by the coding sequence ATGAAAAATAAAAATATAAAAGGTTTAATTGCTCTAGTTTTATTGATTTTCTTTATAATTGGCGCACATAGTGTTTACAAAAATAAACTTGTATCTTCAAATGACCAAAAAAAGGTCGATAATAAATCAAATGTAAAGTCTGATAAAAAAAATCAAACAAATATAAAAAAGGTAGAACACGTTAAGGATAGAGAATTTACAGGGAAAAATATAAAATATAACTCTCAATCTATTCCTATTTTATATTATCATTCCATAGATTATGAAAAGGGAAATGAATTAAGGGTGCCAAAGGAAAGATTTAGAGAACAGATGAAGTATTTAAAGGATAATGGATATACCACCCTTACTTTAAATGAACTTTATAATTTTTTAGCTTATAATAAACCAGTACCTAATAAATCTGTAGTGATAACTCTTGATGACGGATATAAGGATAACTATGAAAATGCTTTTCCTGTTTTAAAGGAGTTTGGATTTAAGGCTACCGTGTTTATGATTACAAGTAGTATAAATAATGAGAAAGATTTTTTAACTTCTAGTGAGTTGAAGCAGATGGATAGTTATGGTATGGATATTGAAAGCCACACCGTAAATCATGATAAGCTGGATAGGTTAACTTATGACAAACAAATACAGACTTTAAAAGATTCAAAGGAATTCTTAGAAAAACTTCTTAATAAAAAAGTAAAGTATATTGCATATCCTTATGGCAAATGGAATGAAAATGCTATAAAAGCTTTAAAGGCAGAAGGATATAGCATGGCTTTTACTACAGCAGAGACCAGCTATGAGAAGTCAATAGATTTTATAAAAAAATTTGTAATATGTTTAAAATATATAAATACTTTAATTCGCAAGAGTAAGATTTTGCGAATTAAAAATATTAACTTGATTTAA
- a CDS encoding HDIG domain-containing metalloprotein, with amino-acid sequence MKDFIKSTREVISKVGGEVYLVGGYIRDRLISITAQPKDIDFIFNGNIEKFMEELENRQYKFFPIKQEIGIYRCMLGNNSIDISLMEGDSIEEDLKKRDFTMNAIAIKLSGDKVKVIDPFYGRRSIDNRIIKSVTDMSLENDPIRILRGIRFCISYGMHFNLDTEKCIEKLCYKIMDMPMERVFKEFMLILERDDYGKAFEVLDNYGILKNIIPYIEELKTIGKCAYHIEDVFTHMNLTYCVFKDILNGKVSVKGLNLHVFQDKIGDFKLREYMSLACFLHDIGKYEAYRKDGDKVSFWGHEMKGAAIARNFCRNMKFPKKAESYIENIVEGHMYPLKIFKQNSKDKKNDFYKFFSKYDGYIIEILTAAYCDNYATRMLLDVENEKVRFKMFIEDMLKEYELYCSINENKILNGNDVIQILNISGPEVKNALEDVIRLRYLGKIQTREEALNYLRVKINNNYI; translated from the coding sequence GTGAAAGACTTTATTAAAAGCACAAGAGAAGTAATAAGTAAAGTAGGAGGAGAAGTTTATTTAGTTGGTGGGTATATAAGAGATAGATTAATTAGTATAACAGCTCAACCAAAGGATATAGATTTTATATTTAACGGAAATATTGAAAAATTTATGGAGGAACTCGAAAATAGACAATATAAATTTTTCCCTATAAAGCAGGAAATAGGTATATATAGATGTATGCTAGGAAATAATTCGATAGATATATCTCTCATGGAGGGGGATTCTATTGAGGAGGATTTGAAGAAAAGAGATTTTACTATGAACGCTATAGCTATAAAACTTAGTGGAGATAAAGTTAAAGTTATTGATCCCTTTTATGGAAGAAGATCTATTGATAATAGAATAATTAAAAGTGTAACGGATATGAGCTTAGAAAATGATCCCATCAGGATACTTAGAGGTATTAGATTTTGTATATCTTATGGAATGCATTTTAATTTAGATACGGAAAAATGCATTGAAAAATTATGTTACAAAATAATGGATATGCCTATGGAAAGAGTCTTTAAAGAATTTATGCTTATATTGGAAAGGGATGATTATGGAAAGGCTTTTGAAGTTTTAGATAACTATGGAATACTAAAAAATATTATACCTTATATAGAAGAATTAAAAACTATAGGAAAATGTGCATATCATATAGAAGACGTATTTACTCATATGAATTTAACTTATTGTGTATTTAAGGATATCTTAAATGGTAAGGTAAGTGTTAAGGGATTAAATTTACATGTGTTTCAAGATAAAATAGGTGACTTTAAGTTGAGAGAGTATATGTCTTTAGCTTGCTTTTTGCATGATATTGGTAAATATGAGGCTTATAGAAAGGACGGAGACAAAGTAAGTTTTTGGGGACATGAAATGAAAGGAGCTGCTATAGCTAGGAATTTCTGTAGGAACATGAAATTCCCAAAAAAAGCAGAAAGCTATATAGAGAATATAGTAGAGGGCCATATGTATCCGCTAAAGATTTTTAAACAAAATTCTAAAGATAAGAAGAATGATTTTTATAAGTTTTTTTCAAAATATGATGGATATATAATAGAAATACTAACTGCTGCATATTGTGATAACTATGCTACAAGAATGCTTTTGGATGTTGAAAATGAGAAAGTTAGATTTAAAATGTTTATTGAAGATATGCTAAAAGAGTATGAATTATACTGCAGTATAAACGAGAATAAGATTTTAAATGGAAATGATGTTATTCAGATTTTAAATATATCAGGGCCTGAGGTAAAAAATGCTCTTGAAGATGTGATAAGACTTAGATATTTAGGAAAAATACAAACTAGAGAAGAAGCATTAAATTATTTAAGAGTTAAGATAAATAACAATTATATTTAA
- a CDS encoding DUF1836 domain-containing protein: protein MKEHKFGMEYINKIAKNISDNTIVPYEDLPRYDLFLSQVTDYLNDKFQGEKYTNNIVQNYIKNEVISKPEDGKKRGYTKVHLTQLILLSYMRPILTTEEIKKVFRLAFNEINDGEDDIISWEKAYKIFSDLHNNSLDDLMSKEHFNEQKFQDMVKDMDLKSDDEERIGIFFVVMSLICQASAIKKLVQNIVNNYEGK from the coding sequence ATGAAAGAACACAAATTTGGCATGGAATATATAAACAAAATTGCTAAGAATATATCAGATAATACTATAGTACCTTATGAGGATTTGCCAAGGTATGATTTATTTTTATCTCAAGTTACAGACTATCTAAATGATAAGTTTCAGGGTGAAAAATACACAAATAATATAGTACAAAATTATATTAAAAATGAAGTCATATCTAAACCCGAAGATGGGAAAAAAAGGGGATATACAAAAGTTCATTTGACACAGCTTATTTTATTAAGTTATATGAGACCTATATTAACCACAGAGGAAATAAAAAAGGTTTTTAGACTTGCCTTTAATGAGATAAACGATGGAGAAGATGATATAATATCTTGGGAAAAAGCCTATAAGATATTTTCAGATTTGCATAACAATAGCCTTGATGATTTGATGAGTAAAGAACATTTTAATGAACAAAAATTTCAAGACATGGTAAAGGATATGGACTTAAAATCTGATGATGAAGAGAGGATAGGTATCTTTTTTGTGGTAATGTCTTTAATTTGCCAGGCGAGTGCAATTAAGAAACTAGTTCAAAATATAGTAAATAACTATGAAGGAAAGTAG
- a CDS encoding DMT family transporter, whose amino-acid sequence MEWIYLVIAGFFEISWAIGLKYSQGFTKILPSILTVIGMIASFYFLSLSLKRLPLGNAYAIWTGIGTVGTVVLGVILFKEPINVMRMSCIVFIVLGIVGLKLISID is encoded by the coding sequence ATGGAATGGATTTATTTAGTTATAGCAGGTTTTTTCGAAATAAGCTGGGCAATAGGGCTGAAGTACTCGCAGGGATTTACAAAAATATTACCTAGCATCCTAACTGTTATAGGAATGATTGCAAGCTTCTATTTTTTATCATTGTCTTTAAAAAGATTACCATTAGGCAATGCATATGCAATTTGGACAGGGATAGGAACTGTTGGCACTGTAGTGTTAGGTGTTATTTTATTTAAAGAACCAATTAATGTAATGCGTATGAGTTGTATTGTATTTATAGTTCTTGGAATCGTTGGTTTAAAATTAATATCAATAGACTAA
- a CDS encoding pyridoxamine 5'-phosphate oxidase family protein: MFRDMRRKKQLLSKEETIEILKLCTSGVLGVIGDDDYPYTVPISYVFKDGKLFMHGAKQGHKIDSIKRNDKVTFCVIEKDEVIQKTFTTHFRSVSIFGRARILTNDSDRRYAIESLVEKYSPDYIKEGQQEIEREWNRVCLIEVKIEHMTGKAAIEIVNSNK, translated from the coding sequence ATGTTTAGAGATATGAGAAGAAAAAAACAATTATTATCCAAAGAAGAGACAATTGAAATTCTAAAGTTATGTACATCTGGCGTCTTAGGTGTAATTGGTGACGATGATTATCCATATACCGTTCCAATAAGTTATGTTTTTAAAGACGGCAAACTATTTATGCATGGTGCAAAACAAGGGCATAAGATTGACAGCATTAAAAGGAATGATAAAGTGACATTTTGTGTTATAGAAAAAGACGAAGTAATACAAAAAACTTTTACTACCCATTTTCGGAGTGTTTCCATATTTGGCAGAGCAAGGATTCTTACAAACGATTCCGATAGGAGATATGCCATTGAAAGTTTAGTTGAAAAATATTCACCTGACTATATTAAAGAAGGGCAGCAAGAAATTGAAAGAGAATGGAATAGAGTATGTTTAATTGAAGTCAAAATCGAACATATGACAGGTAAGGCAGCTATAGAAATTGTTAATAGTAATAAATAA
- a CDS encoding PspA/IM30 family protein produces MGVLKRVSNIFRAKVNNTLDDIENPIELLDQKLRDMDDSLNKAKLSSAQILGNVHEIEKKMEESKRVSTEFDEKVKLAMSKGNEELAKKALARKLEADKSYSSLEASYKDACQKAEAVKSKLKELEEEIHKTRVYRDEAAARFNNAEASKKVNEILSNVETGSNKINIDDIERKIQKKESLAEGLGDLREEDSLEKEFKKLDEVDLDKELEKYKQN; encoded by the coding sequence ATGGGAGTATTAAAAAGAGTATCAAATATTTTTAGGGCAAAAGTAAACAATACTTTAGATGATATTGAAAACCCTATTGAATTACTTGATCAAAAACTAAGGGATATGGATGACAGCCTAAACAAAGCTAAATTATCATCAGCACAAATACTAGGTAATGTTCATGAAATTGAAAAGAAAATGGAAGAATCAAAAAGAGTATCTACTGAATTTGATGAAAAAGTAAAACTTGCAATGAGTAAAGGAAATGAAGAATTAGCTAAAAAGGCTCTAGCTAGGAAATTAGAAGCTGATAAAAGTTACAGTTCTTTAGAAGCCAGTTACAAAGATGCTTGCCAAAAAGCTGAAGCAGTTAAAAGTAAGTTAAAAGAACTAGAAGAAGAAATACACAAAACTAGAGTATATAGAGATGAGGCTGCAGCAAGATTTAATAATGCAGAAGCCTCTAAAAAAGTAAATGAAATACTATCTAATGTAGAAACAGGAAGCAATAAAATAAATATTGATGACATCGAAAGAAAAATTCAAAAGAAAGAATCTTTGGCTGAAGGCCTTGGAGATTTAAGAGAAGAAGATTCTTTAGAAAAAGAATTTAAAAAATTAGATGAAGTTGACCTTGATAAAGAATTGGAAAAATATAAACAAAATTAG
- a CDS encoding polysaccharide deacetylase family protein, which yields MTTRNNFSKILKNGGLMLLGLIVVFGLSYEGYNYFHGNKSKTNKVISADKKAGSEVSEKKTSKSNVKSSNKQDSDKNKNIRHNVSEDGMKYTYDAQKVKDILDNKAPNDGKKIAFLTFDDGPSTTVTPIILNTLKNYNVKATFCLLGENVEKNEKSKELVKEILKEGHAIGNHTYTHSMRKLYPGNRLDVGTVMAEVEQDNTAIRNIVGQDFNTRVLRLPGGYMSRAYYHDPNLNEFNARLKEKGMYSIDWNAYDFDAEGRRKNADQLLEHVKRSVGSQQKVVILMHDTYGKEETARALPQIIEYLKDQGYEFKTIA from the coding sequence ATGACAACAAGGAACAACTTTAGTAAGATTTTAAAAAATGGTGGATTGATGTTACTTGGATTAATTGTAGTCTTTGGCTTGTCCTATGAAGGATATAATTATTTTCATGGGAATAAATCAAAAACTAATAAGGTAATATCTGCTGATAAAAAAGCTGGGAGTGAAGTTAGTGAGAAAAAGACATCTAAAAGTAATGTGAAAAGTAGTAATAAACAAGATTCAGATAAGAACAAAAACATTAGACATAATGTATCTGAAGATGGAATGAAATATACTTATGATGCACAAAAAGTAAAAGATATATTGGACAATAAAGCTCCAAATGATGGAAAGAAGATAGCATTTCTAACTTTTGATGATGGACCTTCTACTACTGTGACACCAATAATATTGAATACTTTGAAAAATTATAATGTGAAAGCAACTTTTTGTCTGCTAGGAGAAAATGTAGAAAAAAATGAAAAAAGTAAGGAACTAGTAAAAGAAATACTAAAAGAGGGACATGCTATTGGAAATCATACTTATACACACAGCATGAGAAAGTTGTATCCTGGGAATAGACTTGATGTAGGTACTGTTATGGCAGAAGTTGAACAGGATAATACAGCTATAAGAAATATTGTTGGACAAGACTTTAATACTAGAGTACTAAGACTTCCAGGAGGTTATATGTCAAGGGCATACTATCACGATCCTAATTTAAATGAATTTAATGCAAGACTAAAGGAAAAAGGTATGTACAGCATAGATTGGAATGCCTATGATTTTGATGCAGAAGGAAGAAGAAAAAATGCAGATCAGCTTTTAGAACACGTAAAAAGAAGTGTGGGTTCACAACAAAAAGTTGTTATACTTATGCATGATACTTATGGTAAAGAAGAAACAGCTAGAGCATTACCTCAGATTATCGAATATCTAAAAGATCAGGGATATGAATTTAAAACAATAGCTTAA
- a CDS encoding nucleoside recognition domain-containing protein, producing the protein MINIIWFFILAFGIGFGILSGRGEAVSKSIIASSDASVKLMISLLGIMCLWCGVMKIAEKSGLMNKIASLMRPILKVLFKDASKDERAIGPIVMNLTANMMGLSNAATPFGIKAMDQLSNLNKKKEEASDDMALFLVLNAACIQLVPTTVISIRAAMGSKNPAETIIPAIITTTISAVVGVVCCKILQRYF; encoded by the coding sequence GTGATAAACATTATATGGTTTTTTATTTTAGCTTTTGGAATAGGGTTTGGAATATTATCTGGAAGGGGAGAGGCAGTGTCTAAGTCTATTATAGCTTCTTCAGATGCTTCAGTAAAACTTATGATAAGTCTTTTGGGAATAATGTGTCTCTGGTGTGGAGTAATGAAAATAGCAGAGAAAAGTGGCCTTATGAATAAAATAGCAAGTTTAATGAGACCCATTTTGAAAGTTTTGTTTAAGGATGCCTCTAAAGATGAAAGAGCTATAGGACCAATAGTTATGAACTTAACTGCTAATATGATGGGATTATCTAATGCAGCCACTCCTTTTGGAATAAAAGCTATGGATCAGCTTAGTAATCTCAATAAAAAGAAAGAAGAAGCAAGTGATGATATGGCGCTTTTTTTAGTTTTAAATGCAGCTTGCATACAGCTTGTTCCAACTACAGTTATATCCATAAGAGCGGCAATGGGATCTAAAAATCCTGCAGAAACAATAATACCAGCCATAATTACAACTACTATATCTGCAGTAGTAGGAGTAGTATGTTGTAAAATTCTCCAGAGGTATTTTTAA
- a CDS encoding B3/B4 domain-containing protein, with the protein MKKFVIEDDFWSLFPGARIGIIVCHGIDNFIKDEDQYKNMISKSEKEALKYLENVEFSSNEVIKVWREAFQKFKTKKGARSSIEALLKRVDKGTHIGTINPLVDIYNSISLTYALPCGGEDMDKFAGDIRLTKAVGDESFITLGTDESALPYEGEIVYKDNEGAICRCFNWRESVRTMLTENTRNAFLCIELVDERRVKDFENALKDLAKIVQDNLGGTCKISILDINNKEVLID; encoded by the coding sequence ATGAAAAAGTTTGTTATTGAAGATGATTTTTGGAGTCTGTTTCCAGGTGCAAGGATAGGAATTATAGTTTGTCATGGCATAGATAACTTTATAAAAGATGAAGATCAATACAAGAATATGATTAGTAAGTCAGAAAAGGAAGCATTAAAATATTTGGAGAATGTAGAATTCAGCAGCAATGAAGTCATAAAAGTATGGAGAGAAGCCTTCCAAAAGTTTAAAACAAAGAAAGGTGCAAGATCATCTATTGAAGCATTGTTAAAACGAGTTGATAAAGGAACTCATATAGGAACTATTAATCCGCTAGTTGATATTTACAATTCTATTTCTTTAACATATGCATTGCCTTGTGGTGGAGAGGATATGGATAAATTTGCTGGTGATATAAGATTGACTAAGGCAGTTGGAGATGAAAGCTTTATTACATTAGGAACAGATGAGAGTGCACTACCATATGAAGGTGAAATAGTATATAAAGATAACGAAGGAGCAATTTGCAGATGTTTTAATTGGCGTGAATCAGTAAGAACAATGCTCACTGAAAATACAAGGAATGCTTTTTTGTGCATTGAATTAGTTGATGAGAGAAGAGTTAAAGATTTTGAGAATGCTTTAAAAGATTTAGCAAAAATAGTACAGGATAATTTAGGTGGAACGTGCAAGATTTCAATTCTTGATATTAACAATAAAGAAGTATTAATAGATTAA
- a CDS encoding glucosaminidase domain-containing protein: MNKNVKTLIITAAFALVAFQFKVSADSSLGSPRINIDTNKEWTVKFSSNLEPSTVNSTNIQVTDKNNVQVPVAVTLGNDPSTVLVSPKVSGYDPSEKYNLVIGEGLKSVSGKNLSNPLSMQFTTSNKYSDGTSYTDLPKITSNKFEYEPLLSSEKQGFFIQCDSSSDVQYRIFVNGQNDKDGNYTELTNGYTSEDSGKITALKTLSAGTNGQKYKAVIYVKRTGATGAHKDGNTEYDNYFVDYFRCVDSIDAGSNEYANYDISLDDMVNTQLNSDSTPVFVAANVMDNAATKNQIKYYADPNNFLDSYGKYQFLKLTYADGVTADSLNNFLKGKGIFDGKGQAFLDAAKNNNISVAYLVSHAMLETGNGTSKLANGGATDSNGNYIYGVPVYNFFGINATDDNAVLNGTKTAYENGWTTVESAISGGAQWIGKWYINNPSTNQNTLYKMRWDPGNPGQHEYATDISWAYKQIPNIIKEMQDITAGSNLTLEFEIPKYK, encoded by the coding sequence TTGAATAAGAATGTAAAGACACTTATAATAACAGCAGCTTTTGCACTAGTGGCTTTTCAATTTAAGGTATCTGCAGATTCTTCGCTGGGATCTCCTAGGATAAATATTGACACCAATAAAGAGTGGACTGTTAAATTCAGCAGCAATTTGGAGCCAAGTACTGTAAATAGTACTAATATACAAGTTACTGATAAAAATAATGTTCAGGTTCCTGTGGCAGTAACTTTGGGAAATGATCCAAGTACTGTATTGGTAAGTCCTAAGGTATCAGGATATGATCCAAGTGAAAAATATAATCTTGTTATAGGGGAAGGATTAAAATCAGTTTCAGGAAAAAATTTGTCCAACCCTTTAAGTATGCAGTTTACTACAAGTAATAAATATTCAGATGGGACAAGTTATACAGATCTTCCTAAGATAACTTCCAATAAATTTGAATATGAACCACTTTTGTCATCTGAGAAACAAGGGTTTTTTATACAATGTGATAGCTCATCAGATGTACAGTACAGAATTTTTGTAAATGGACAAAATGACAAGGATGGAAATTATACTGAACTTACAAATGGATACACTAGCGAGGATAGCGGAAAAATAACAGCTTTAAAAACGTTGAGTGCAGGTACTAACGGTCAAAAATACAAAGCGGTAATTTATGTGAAAAGGACAGGAGCTACTGGAGCCCATAAAGATGGAAATACAGAGTATGATAATTATTTTGTAGATTACTTTAGATGTGTGGATAGTATAGATGCTGGGTCAAATGAATATGCAAACTATGATATATCTTTAGATGATATGGTAAATACGCAATTAAATTCAGATAGTACACCTGTATTTGTAGCAGCTAATGTAATGGACAATGCTGCAACTAAAAATCAGATAAAATATTATGCGGATCCTAATAATTTTCTTGACAGTTATGGTAAATATCAATTTTTAAAGCTTACATATGCTGATGGCGTTACAGCAGATAGCCTAAATAATTTTCTAAAAGGAAAAGGAATCTTTGATGGAAAAGGACAAGCATTTTTAGATGCAGCTAAAAATAATAATATAAGCGTAGCTTATTTAGTTTCACATGCTATGCTTGAAACAGGAAATGGTACTTCTAAGCTTGCAAATGGTGGAGCAACGGATAGCAATGGAAATTATATTTATGGAGTACCTGTATATAATTTCTTTGGAATAAATGCTACAGACGATAATGCTGTTTTAAATGGGACTAAAACTGCATATGAGAATGGATGGACTACTGTAGAGAGTGCTATTTCAGGTGGAGCACAGTGGATAGGAAAGTGGTATATAAACAATCCATCAACAAATCAAAACACTCTTTATAAAATGAGGTGGGATCCTGGAAATCCCGGACAGCATGAGTATGCTACAGATATATCTTGGGCATATAAACAAATACCAAATATAATAAAGGAAATGCAGGATATAACAGCAGGTTCTAATTTAACATTAGAATTTGAAATACCTAAATATAAGTAA